The following proteins come from a genomic window of Gottfriedia acidiceleris:
- a CDS encoding aminotransferase class V-fold PLP-dependent enzyme, with protein sequence MTNPFLEKRSLFPTLSETVHLSSCSQSAISSPVKKSIQSYLTSWTEKGMDWEGWMDKVYEAKVAFATLINASPDEIAVLSSVSDAASSFAASLDFTGNRNKVVTTDIDFPCIGHVWLSQVPRGANVTFLNENLHQIHIEQYEKAVDSKTLITSVPHVSYYNGFIQDIKAISNITKANGSLLFVDAYQSAGSVPIDVKEMGVDALATGAQKFLLGIPGISFIYIRKELADSLHPPTTGWFSRVNPFAFDQHHLDYAEGTRRFDTGTPMMINAYAAEAGISLLNQIGVSSIQDYLSYLSTVAIETAHSFGLTIVSPTDLSIKGSNTAIRVEQANVVEQYLKAKKIIVSARNDVLRVAPHFYNTDDEVVRAIEEIAYAIRKC encoded by the coding sequence ATGACTAACCCATTTTTAGAAAAGCGTTCTCTTTTTCCGACCTTATCTGAAACAGTTCATTTATCAAGTTGTTCCCAAAGTGCAATCTCATCACCGGTGAAGAAAAGTATTCAATCTTACCTTACAAGTTGGACCGAAAAAGGTATGGACTGGGAAGGTTGGATGGACAAAGTATATGAAGCAAAAGTCGCCTTTGCTACTTTAATAAATGCTTCTCCTGATGAGATTGCTGTGTTATCTAGCGTATCTGATGCCGCTTCATCATTTGCAGCGTCATTAGATTTTACTGGAAATCGAAATAAAGTTGTTACAACAGATATCGATTTCCCATGCATTGGTCACGTTTGGCTATCACAAGTACCACGTGGCGCAAACGTCACGTTTTTAAATGAAAACCTTCATCAAATTCATATCGAACAATATGAAAAGGCAGTGGATTCAAAAACACTTATTACATCTGTCCCACATGTGTCTTATTATAATGGGTTTATTCAGGATATCAAAGCTATATCAAACATTACCAAAGCGAATGGATCACTACTATTTGTCGATGCCTATCAATCTGCTGGAAGTGTTCCAATCGATGTAAAGGAAATGGGAGTCGATGCACTCGCAACAGGTGCACAAAAGTTTTTACTTGGCATACCTGGGATTAGCTTTATATATATAAGAAAAGAATTAGCAGATTCTCTCCACCCCCCAACGACTGGTTGGTTTAGTCGGGTAAATCCATTTGCTTTTGATCAGCATCATCTTGATTATGCAGAAGGGACTAGGAGATTCGATACAGGAACTCCAATGATGATAAATGCTTATGCAGCTGAAGCAGGAATTTCTTTATTAAATCAAATTGGCGTTTCATCTATTCAGGATTATCTATCTTACTTATCTACTGTTGCAATTGAAACAGCGCATTCATTCGGATTGACTATTGTTAGCCCAACAGACTTATCAATAAAAGGTAGTAACACTGCTATTCGAGTGGAACAAGCTAATGTCGTTGAGCAATACTTAAAAGCAAAAAAAATAATCGTCTCTGCCCGAAATGACGTTTTACGTGTAGCTCCTCATTTCTACAATACAGATGATGAAGTTGTACGCGCGATTGAGGAAATTGCTTATGCAATTAGGAAATGCTAA
- a CDS encoding YitT family protein, with translation MQLGNANKKLYFKKSILVIVGTILVALTYYFFQVPNGIVAPGLGGICMLIVKFLPFPLGILYFLLNIPLFLIGYRAVGVPFALLSLLGMCSLSFFLTLFSSLPGPNLPLIGCILSGILSGMGIGIVILAGGTTGGLDIASVVINKEFPNFSIGKTMMVINGVVLLSSLIGEGLQRTFLTFFSMLIAGKSVDWTLSYRKNSRKVAKQYE, from the coding sequence ATGCAATTAGGAAATGCTAACAAAAAACTATATTTTAAAAAATCAATTCTAGTAATTGTCGGAACAATTTTGGTCGCACTTACCTATTACTTTTTCCAGGTGCCAAATGGAATTGTAGCTCCTGGACTTGGTGGTATCTGTATGTTGATAGTTAAATTTTTACCTTTTCCATTAGGGATTCTTTACTTTTTATTAAACATACCACTATTTTTAATTGGATACCGAGCAGTTGGTGTACCATTTGCATTGCTTAGTTTACTCGGAATGTGTAGTTTATCATTCTTCTTAACTCTCTTCTCCTCACTACCAGGCCCGAATCTTCCGTTAATAGGATGTATACTCAGTGGGATTTTGTCAGGAATGGGGATTGGGATTGTGATTCTAGCAGGTGGTACAACTGGAGGTCTTGATATAGCAAGTGTAGTAATCAATAAAGAATTCCCGAATTTTTCTATTGGAAAAACGATGATGGTTATAAATGGAGTTGTCCTTTTGAGTTCCTTAATCGGAGAAGGATTACAGCGAACTTTCCTCACGTTTTTTAGTATGCTGATTGCCGGAAAAAGTGTTGATTGGACGTTATCTTATAGAAAAAATTCAAGAAAGGTGGCGAAACAATATGAATGA
- a CDS encoding amino acid permease: protein MNENKTVIEREGGLSRSLSSRQLTMIGIGGAIGTGLFMGSGIAIGYAGPGVILSYIIAAFIAVIMMFSLSEMAVVHPTAGSFGTYAEMYLNPWAGFLIRYTYWAAQVIAIGGEAVAVGLYMQYWFPSIPVWLWTLGFGIALVLVNSRSVSNFGQIEYWFAMIKVVAIVLFIVFGVSLLFGIGHSHSVGFHHYTDQHGFLPNGFKGVWMAVLMAIFSFYGVEIVAVTAGESKDPKKAIPKAMKSMVLRLFLFYILSLGIIVAVIPWMQAGAHEVSGSPFVKVFESSGVRYAAGIMNFVILTAALSSMNTNLYLTSRMLFSLSRGDYAPKSFGILSKNGTPVTAIFISSAGVLIATVLSMYYPDTFNKLFGISIFGGILVWLMILISHLRFRKTVHLHYNEPLPVKAPLFPFLQWIGILLLSGILITMAFSPDWNSAWKIGVPWVILVSIGYWIQKNRKSILYKHNSNNKSAL, encoded by the coding sequence ATGAATGAAAACAAAACTGTAATTGAACGAGAAGGAGGACTAAGTCGTTCACTAAGTAGTAGACAGCTGACCATGATTGGAATTGGTGGCGCAATTGGTACCGGTTTATTTATGGGAAGTGGCATTGCAATTGGATACGCTGGACCTGGGGTTATTCTAAGTTATATTATTGCTGCATTCATAGCAGTCATAATGATGTTTAGTTTATCTGAAATGGCAGTTGTGCACCCGACAGCCGGTTCATTCGGTACTTATGCAGAGATGTATTTAAATCCTTGGGCAGGTTTCCTTATTCGCTACACATATTGGGCGGCACAAGTAATCGCAATTGGTGGAGAAGCTGTTGCGGTTGGACTGTACATGCAGTATTGGTTCCCAAGTATTCCCGTTTGGTTATGGACACTTGGATTTGGTATTGCTTTAGTCCTTGTGAACAGCAGGTCTGTTTCCAACTTTGGTCAAATCGAGTATTGGTTTGCAATGATTAAAGTCGTTGCTATTGTACTGTTCATAGTTTTTGGTGTTTCGCTCCTATTTGGAATTGGACATTCACACTCTGTTGGTTTCCACCATTATACCGATCAGCACGGGTTCCTACCTAATGGATTTAAAGGTGTTTGGATGGCTGTACTTATGGCAATCTTTAGTTTTTATGGTGTAGAGATTGTCGCTGTAACAGCAGGGGAATCTAAAGATCCAAAAAAAGCTATTCCTAAAGCAATGAAGAGCATGGTCCTACGTTTGTTTTTATTCTATATTCTATCATTAGGAATCATCGTTGCTGTTATCCCTTGGATGCAAGCAGGTGCCCATGAGGTTTCTGGATCACCGTTTGTAAAAGTCTTTGAGAGTTCTGGTGTTAGATATGCGGCCGGCATTATGAATTTTGTTATCTTAACCGCTGCACTATCCAGTATGAATACTAATTTATACTTAACATCACGTATGTTATTCTCCTTATCTCGTGGAGATTATGCTCCAAAATCATTCGGTATATTATCTAAAAATGGTACGCCAGTAACCGCAATTTTCATTTCAAGTGCAGGTGTATTAATCGCAACTGTATTGTCTATGTACTACCCAGATACATTTAACAAATTATTTGGTATCTCAATCTTTGGTGGTATTTTAGTATGGCTTATGATTTTAATTAGTCATCTTCGTTTTAGAAAAACCGTTCACCTTCATTATAACGAGCCATTACCAGTTAAAGCACCGCTCTTTCCATTTCTTCAATGGATCGGAATACTACTACTTAGTGGTATCTTAATAACAATGGCATTTTCACCGGATTGGAACTCAGCTTGGAAAATTGGTGTTCCGTGGGTCATATTAGTATCAATTGGCTACTGGATCCAAAAAAATCGCAAATCAATTTTATACAAACATAATTCAAATAATAAATCTGCACTTTAA
- a CDS encoding GerAB/ArcD/ProY family transporter has protein sequence MNRKLSIGAYQYFSIIFLFEMGSATLVGLASGAMQDAWISVLIALVTGCLLFCVYIKLFDLYPELPFTRYVQSILGKFAGKFLALVYILYFIYIGARVLRDFEELLVITLYNASSLISIGILFMFLCMYAVFKGFEVFGRICEFLFIVIIMIIVSIIGFEVIAGIIKTDNLRPVLETGWKTVIKEAYPLTVTFPFGEMVVFTMLLPYLKKPDYAWKVGIPGLMFAGLLLTLVTMLNICILGANTVVRATYPILTAISYINIADFIQRLDSIIVIVIAVGGFIKITVFFFCAIIGAADLFKVKKSDTLTYPIAVIIVICSVWMAPDYLEHYKEGFDIVPYYLHIPLQIIIPTVLLVIAVIQKKAKTKIKENAA, from the coding sequence ATGAATCGAAAATTATCAATAGGTGCCTACCAATACTTTAGTATTATATTTTTATTTGAAATGGGGAGCGCTACATTAGTAGGACTTGCATCTGGTGCAATGCAGGATGCTTGGATTAGTGTTTTAATTGCTTTGGTTACTGGATGCTTACTATTTTGTGTTTACATCAAATTATTTGACCTGTATCCTGAGTTACCATTTACGAGATATGTTCAATCTATTTTAGGGAAGTTTGCAGGCAAATTTCTAGCATTGGTTTATATTCTCTATTTTATTTATATAGGAGCACGAGTTCTTAGAGACTTTGAAGAATTACTAGTGATTACACTTTACAACGCGTCCTCTCTTATTTCAATTGGTATTTTATTTATGTTTTTATGTATGTATGCGGTCTTTAAAGGCTTTGAAGTATTCGGTAGAATATGTGAGTTTTTGTTTATCGTAATCATCATGATAATCGTATCAATAATTGGTTTTGAAGTAATTGCAGGCATAATAAAAACTGATAATTTAAGACCTGTACTAGAGACCGGTTGGAAAACGGTAATAAAAGAGGCTTACCCTTTAACGGTTACATTTCCATTTGGTGAAATGGTTGTATTCACTATGCTTTTACCTTATTTAAAGAAACCCGATTATGCATGGAAGGTCGGTATTCCTGGATTAATGTTTGCAGGACTGCTTTTAACTTTAGTAACAATGCTTAATATTTGTATTTTAGGAGCAAATACGGTGGTTAGAGCAACTTATCCTATCTTAACAGCAATTAGTTATATCAATATTGCTGATTTTATTCAAAGACTCGATTCAATTATTGTCATTGTAATTGCTGTAGGGGGATTTATTAAGATAACGGTTTTTTTCTTTTGTGCGATTATAGGAGCGGCAGATTTATTTAAAGTGAAAAAATCGGATACACTTACATATCCAATTGCAGTCATCATAGTAATTTGTTCCGTATGGATGGCACCTGACTATTTAGAGCACTATAAAGAGGGGTTCGACATTGTGCCTTACTATTTACATATACCTTTACAAATCATTATTCCTACTGTTCTGTTAGTCATTGCAGTTATCCAAAAAAAAGCAAAAACAAAAATAAAAGAGAATGCAGCTTAG
- a CDS encoding Ger(x)C family spore germination protein — MKRKCIILILITSLLLVSCSNYKELNSVSIVVAMGVDYLPKDNQYNMVLQIINPSAIASITGSIGTPVISLEQKGRTISEAARNITKSVSRSNIYSHVALVVIGENLAKKKSLNYIFDVFERDSKIRVNIPVIIARNDSVYKVMNNLPALDKLPAKSIVGKIKNTSSLLGENQEIQMRQVIAALSSSGREPVVNGAILENETEKSETLDNFSSVKSSYNKIEGLGVIKKGKLVGWLDGPPAKSVQIVDNAIKETNIQIKCSKKEYDSMEITRLKTDTKIKMKNKIPSISINVKAIAIIDEVLCNDNFDQAKTLEKYELLSEKAVKETIEKGIKEAQGYGADIFGFGEKLHLSEPKVFKKYEKNWNDQFQKAKVKVNVDVQINNVGMRKKAYPF, encoded by the coding sequence ATGAAAAGAAAATGTATAATCTTAATTCTTATTACAAGTTTACTTTTGGTGAGTTGTTCTAATTATAAAGAATTAAACAGTGTATCAATCGTGGTAGCCATGGGTGTCGATTATTTACCGAAAGATAATCAATACAATATGGTCCTTCAAATCATTAATCCGAGTGCAATTGCAAGTATAACTGGTTCAATAGGTACACCAGTTATTTCTCTAGAACAAAAAGGTAGAACGATTTCAGAAGCGGCGCGAAATATTACAAAAAGTGTTTCTCGTTCAAATATATATTCTCACGTAGCACTCGTTGTCATTGGTGAAAACTTAGCAAAAAAAAAATCATTAAATTATATATTTGACGTATTTGAGAGGGATTCCAAAATACGTGTTAACATTCCGGTCATTATTGCAAGGAACGACAGTGTTTATAAAGTAATGAATAACTTACCTGCTCTTGATAAATTACCGGCTAAATCAATCGTAGGAAAAATTAAGAATACGTCTTCACTACTAGGAGAAAATCAAGAAATACAAATGCGTCAAGTAATAGCAGCCCTTTCAAGTAGTGGTAGAGAACCGGTCGTTAATGGTGCAATTTTAGAAAATGAAACTGAGAAATCTGAAACGCTTGATAATTTTTCAAGTGTTAAATCATCCTATAACAAGATTGAAGGACTAGGGGTTATTAAAAAAGGAAAGTTAGTTGGATGGTTAGATGGTCCTCCTGCAAAATCGGTTCAAATAGTTGATAATGCTATAAAGGAAACGAATATACAAATAAAATGCAGCAAAAAAGAATATGATTCGATGGAGATTACCCGTTTGAAAACCGACACGAAGATTAAAATGAAAAATAAGATACCAAGTATTAGCATAAATGTAAAAGCTATTGCTATTATTGATGAAGTACTTTGTAATGACAATTTCGACCAAGCAAAAACACTTGAAAAATATGAATTATTAAGTGAGAAAGCAGTAAAGGAAACAATTGAAAAAGGGATTAAAGAAGCACAAGGTTATGGGGCAGATATTTTTGGTTTTGGAGAAAAACTACATTTATCGGAACCAAAAGTTTTTAAAAAATATGAGAAAAATTGGAATGACCAATTTCAAAAAGCAAAAGTGAAAGTTAATGTTGATGTTCAAATAAATAATGTAGGTATGAGAAAAAAAGCTTATCCATTTTAG
- a CDS encoding spore germination protein, translated as MFNYKETNSAATNKKIPFQNNISRSLSKDILENIKRIKDDFGDSSDLVIRHETLGEGMQYSFAVIHIDGISNEKLVNDGIINKIVKINSEKETTLSLTDLENGLKSVIAVSSLKSQSSYTNLLSALLIGDTVVLLDHDSNFLVACTKMVQSRSISEPSTQTVIRGPKDSFTESLRTNTSLIRNRIQHPALRIESMKIGEVTRTDVEIMYIKGVVDEELLREVKYRLEAINADEILESSYIENYIQNDQKTIFPTMINSERPDAVVGNLLEGRVAIFTAGTPFVLILPATFTQFFQSPEDYYQSSYIGTFLRLLRYMSFWTALFAPGIFIAITSFHQAVIPTVLLVSLAAQREGVPLPAIVEALGMELIFEVLREAGIRMPRAVGQALSIVGALILGQAAVQAGFVSASMVIIVSITAIASFTIPYYNMSIAARILRFILLLAAAYIGLFGILIGGLIILLHMCSLRSFGEPYFAPFAPFRIKSQKDTILVVPSQGNPKTVKEQSTGE; from the coding sequence GTGTTTAACTACAAAGAAACCAATAGTGCAGCTACAAATAAAAAAATTCCCTTTCAAAATAACATATCGCGCTCTTTAAGTAAGGACATTTTAGAAAATATAAAAAGAATAAAAGATGATTTTGGAGATAGCTCCGACCTTGTGATTCGTCATGAAACACTTGGGGAAGGTATGCAGTATTCTTTTGCTGTGATCCATATTGACGGAATTTCAAATGAGAAATTAGTAAATGATGGAATCATTAATAAAATCGTTAAAATTAATTCGGAAAAAGAAACAACGCTGTCATTAACAGATTTAGAGAATGGGTTAAAAAGCGTAATAGCTGTTTCGAGTTTAAAATCACAATCAAGCTATACAAATCTCTTATCGGCATTACTGATTGGAGATACCGTTGTTCTTTTAGATCATGATAGTAACTTCTTAGTTGCATGTACAAAAATGGTCCAATCTAGAAGTATATCAGAGCCTTCAACGCAAACTGTAATCAGAGGACCAAAGGATAGCTTCACAGAGAGCTTACGTACTAATACTTCTCTGATTCGTAATAGAATCCAGCACCCAGCGCTACGAATAGAGTCAATGAAAATAGGTGAAGTAACGAGAACAGACGTAGAAATAATGTATATAAAAGGTGTTGTAGATGAAGAGCTGTTAAGGGAAGTAAAATATCGTTTAGAGGCTATTAATGCAGATGAAATCCTAGAATCCAGCTATATTGAAAACTATATTCAGAACGATCAAAAAACTATTTTTCCTACAATGATTAACTCAGAAAGACCCGATGCTGTAGTAGGTAACTTACTGGAAGGTCGTGTGGCTATTTTCACAGCTGGTACACCTTTTGTCTTAATTTTACCAGCTACATTTACACAGTTTTTTCAATCTCCTGAGGATTATTATCAAAGCTCATATATTGGTACTTTTTTAAGATTGCTGCGTTATATGTCCTTTTGGACTGCCTTATTTGCACCTGGCATTTTCATTGCAATTACTTCATTTCATCAGGCTGTAATTCCAACTGTATTATTAGTAAGTTTGGCTGCCCAACGTGAAGGTGTACCTTTGCCAGCAATTGTTGAAGCTCTTGGTATGGAACTAATTTTTGAAGTATTACGTGAAGCTGGAATTCGAATGCCAAGAGCGGTTGGTCAGGCGCTTTCAATCGTTGGAGCCTTAATCTTAGGGCAAGCAGCTGTACAAGCAGGGTTTGTATCTGCGTCAATGGTAATCATCGTATCGATTACAGCGATTGCTAGCTTTACGATCCCTTATTATAATATGTCAATTGCCGCAAGGATTCTTAGGTTTATATTATTATTAGCAGCAGCTTACATTGGTTTATTTGGAATTTTGATTGGTGGTTTAATTATATTATTACATATGTGTAGCTTACGATCTTTTGGAGAACCATATTTCGCACCATTTGCACCATTTCGTATAAAAAGTCAAAAAGATACAATTTTAGTTGTACCTAGTCAAGGAAATCCAAAAACGGTTAAAGAACAAAGTACTGGAGAATAA
- a CDS encoding UDP-glucose dehydrogenase family protein has protein sequence MTHIVVAGTGYVGLTTGVSFASVGYNVTCVDIDVEKIQLLQKGICPIFEPGLKESLLENIFLNKIEFTTNFKEAYSHADIIFIAVGTPELPDGTANLHYLKNVAKEIAINAKKNLTVVIKSTVPVGTNEAVQRIMLENAPRHLTIDIVSNPEFLREGSALYDLFNGDRIVIGSESQSATELVKELYKPFNTAIYTTDARSAEMIKYASNAFLATKISFINEIAMICEKLDANVDHVAHGIGLDHRIGSKFLKAGIGYGGSCFPKDTTALVKEAELVGVDLKLLKSVITINNQQKLKLFELTKSIFGDLKNKEIAILGVSFKPNTNDIRHAPSIDLINQFISEGTKITVYDPYALPELRKVFGDSINYSINVKETIRDKEATLILTEWREIVETNVQLYEDLMKLPLVIDGRNCFELTKMQKKNIHYYSIGRKPVNPIPQLISK, from the coding sequence ATGACGCATATAGTTGTTGCTGGTACGGGGTATGTTGGTCTTACTACAGGAGTTTCATTTGCTTCAGTTGGTTATAATGTAACGTGTGTTGATATTGATGTTGAAAAAATTCAATTACTGCAAAAGGGAATTTGTCCTATTTTTGAACCGGGTTTGAAAGAGTCATTATTAGAAAATATTTTCCTTAATAAAATTGAGTTTACAACAAATTTCAAAGAAGCTTATAGCCATGCAGATATCATATTTATTGCGGTCGGTACACCAGAACTTCCAGATGGAACAGCAAATTTGCACTATTTAAAAAATGTTGCGAAAGAGATTGCAATCAATGCTAAAAAAAATCTAACAGTTGTTATTAAAAGCACTGTTCCAGTTGGAACGAATGAGGCAGTTCAGAGAATAATGTTAGAAAATGCCCCTCGCCATTTAACGATTGATATTGTATCAAATCCTGAATTTTTAAGGGAAGGTTCTGCACTATACGATCTATTTAATGGTGATCGAATTGTCATTGGTTCCGAAAGTCAAAGTGCAACTGAATTGGTAAAGGAATTATATAAACCATTTAATACGGCTATTTATACAACAGATGCAAGAAGTGCCGAAATGATTAAGTATGCATCTAATGCATTTTTAGCTACTAAAATAAGTTTTATTAATGAAATTGCCATGATCTGTGAAAAACTGGATGCTAATGTTGATCATGTTGCTCATGGTATCGGGCTAGACCACCGAATTGGTTCAAAATTTTTAAAAGCTGGAATTGGATATGGCGGATCTTGTTTCCCAAAGGATACGACTGCTTTAGTAAAAGAGGCTGAGCTAGTAGGTGTAGATTTAAAACTATTAAAATCTGTTATTACAATTAATAATCAACAGAAATTAAAACTTTTTGAATTAACAAAATCTATTTTTGGGGATTTAAAAAATAAAGAAATTGCAATATTAGGAGTTAGCTTTAAACCAAATACAAATGATATTCGACATGCACCTTCTATCGATTTAATTAATCAGTTCATCAGTGAAGGTACTAAAATAACAGTATATGATCCGTATGCCTTACCTGAATTAAGAAAAGTATTCGGAGATTCTATAAATTATTCAATAAATGTAAAGGAAACTATTCGTGATAAAGAGGCTACACTAATTTTGACAGAATGGAGAGAAATCGTAGAAACTAATGTCCAATTGTATGAGGATTTAATGAAGCTTCCGTTAGTAATTGATGGACGTAACTGTTTTGAATTAACTAAAATGCAAAAAAAGAACATCCACTATTACTCAATCGGTCGAAAGCCAGTGAATCCAATCCCACAGCTTATTAGTAAATAA
- a CDS encoding rod shape-determining protein — MFSKDIGIDLGTANVLIHVKGKGIVLNEPSVVAIERSSGKVLAVGEEASRMVGRTPGNIVAIRPLKDGVIADFDITEAMLRHFINKLDVKGFMSKPRILICCPTNITSVEQKAIREAAEKSGGKQVYLEEEPKVAAIGAGMDIFQPSGNMVIDIGGGTTDVAVLSMGDIVTASSIKMAGDKFDMEILNYIKREYKLLIGERTAEQIKIEVGTVFPGARNESIDIRGRDMVTGLPRTITVQSDEIQRALSEPVYLIVQAAKTVLERTPPELSADIIDRGVILTGGGALLHGIDILLAEELKVPVFIAEDPMQCVAVGTGIMLENIDKIPSRYLK; from the coding sequence ATGTTTTCTAAGGATATCGGAATAGATCTTGGTACAGCCAATGTCTTAATACATGTTAAAGGTAAGGGAATCGTATTAAACGAACCTTCTGTAGTTGCAATAGAGCGTAGTAGCGGTAAAGTATTAGCAGTAGGGGAAGAAGCAAGCCGCATGGTAGGTCGTACACCTGGTAATATCGTAGCAATTCGTCCACTTAAAGACGGTGTAATTGCTGACTTTGATATTACTGAAGCAATGCTACGTCATTTTATAAATAAATTAGATGTAAAGGGATTCATGTCAAAGCCGCGTATTTTGATTTGTTGTCCAACAAACATCACATCTGTTGAACAAAAAGCAATTCGTGAAGCTGCTGAAAAGAGTGGCGGTAAACAAGTTTATCTTGAAGAAGAGCCAAAGGTTGCTGCAATCGGTGCTGGAATGGATATATTCCAACCAAGTGGTAACATGGTAATTGATATTGGCGGTGGGACAACCGATGTCGCTGTTTTATCGATGGGAGATATCGTCACCGCCTCTTCAATTAAAATGGCAGGGGACAAGTTTGATATGGAGATTTTAAACTATATCAAACGTGAATACAAACTGCTAATTGGAGAGCGTACTGCAGAGCAAATTAAAATTGAAGTAGGTACTGTTTTCCCTGGCGCAAGAAATGAATCAATCGATATTCGTGGACGTGATATGGTAACTGGATTACCTCGCACAATTACTGTACAATCTGATGAAATTCAAAGAGCATTAAGTGAACCAGTTTACTTAATCGTACAAGCTGCAAAAACAGTATTAGAGCGTACACCACCTGAATTATCAGCTGATATTATTGATCGTGGAGTTATTCTTACTGGTGGCGGAGCATTACTTCATGGAATAGATATTTTACTTGCTGAAGAATTAAAAGTACCTGTTTTCATCGCTGAAGATCCAATGCAATGTGTTGCAGTAGGTACTGGAATAATGTTAGAAAATATTGATAAAATTCCAAGTCGTTACTTAAAATAA
- the spoIIID gene encoding sporulation transcriptional regulator SpoIIID, whose translation MHDYIKERTIKIGKYIVETKKTVRVIAKEFGVSKSTVHKDLTERLPEINPDLANEVKEILDYHKSIRHLRGGEATKQKYQKEDVEKVTK comes from the coding sequence GTGCACGATTACATCAAAGAGAGAACGATCAAGATTGGGAAATATATCGTGGAGACGAAGAAAACAGTTCGCGTAATTGCTAAAGAGTTTGGAGTGTCAAAAAGTACAGTTCACAAAGATTTAACAGAACGCCTACCGGAAATCAATCCAGATTTGGCAAATGAAGTAAAGGAAATTTTGGATTATCACAAATCAATTCGTCACTTACGCGGTGGAGAGGCTACAAAGCAAAAGTATCAAAAAGAAGACGTTGAGAAAGTGACTAAATAG
- a CDS encoding M23 family metallopeptidase, with protein MREEQNKKTSQKVIKMLRKRWVVPAIYLVSAAVILTGALWYQYSNAPTPTKTGTTVDTREPEAIPASQPEEKLTYPVSKDATVQVKSHYYDDSASKDEQQASLIQMDNNTFTINTGMDLVDKSGKEFDVTAALSGTVTKAQKDAELGYVVVVESGNGLVSYYQSLKSVSVEPGTKVSQGQVLGTAGTALIGKENGIHVHYELRKDGVAINPEKYQGQDVSSIISSENSKSETKESNTMNTSGNVSDDNQEGSSNTDSDGNKIQQ; from the coding sequence ATGAGAGAGGAACAAAACAAAAAAACTTCTCAAAAGGTTATTAAAATGTTAAGAAAGCGTTGGGTAGTACCAGCAATTTATTTAGTGAGTGCAGCAGTTATTTTGACAGGTGCGTTATGGTATCAATACAGTAATGCTCCAACTCCAACAAAAACTGGAACTACAGTTGATACGAGAGAGCCAGAAGCAATTCCAGCTTCACAGCCAGAAGAAAAATTAACTTATCCTGTTTCGAAGGATGCGACAGTTCAAGTTAAAAGTCATTATTATGATGACTCTGCTTCAAAAGATGAGCAACAAGCATCATTAATCCAAATGGATAATAATACTTTCACGATCAACACTGGTATGGATTTAGTTGATAAAAGTGGAAAAGAATTTGATGTAACCGCAGCTCTTAGTGGTACTGTAACAAAAGCTCAAAAAGATGCTGAGTTAGGTTATGTAGTTGTAGTAGAAAGTGGTAACGGATTAGTTTCATATTACCAAAGCTTAAAATCTGTAAGTGTTGAGCCAGGAACAAAAGTTTCACAAGGACAAGTTCTTGGAACAGCTGGAACAGCTTTAATTGGCAAAGAAAATGGCATTCATGTTCATTATGAATTACGTAAAGATGGTGTAGCAATTAATCCAGAGAAATACCAAGGACAAGATGTTTCATCAATTATTAGTTCTGAAAATTCAAAAAGTGAAACAAAAGAATCTAATACAATGAATACTTCTGGTAATGTATCAGATGACAATCAAGAAGGTTCTTCTAATACTGATTCAGATGGAAATAAAATTCAACAATAA